From Halobacterium sp. R2-5, the proteins below share one genomic window:
- the glmM gene encoding phosphoglucosamine mutase, with product MKVFGSSGTRGVANEELTPEFVQGVAKAAGSVWRADRVAVARDTRTTGRMLVNAATSGLQSVGTDVDRLGVVPTPGVQAYAEREGVPAVMITASHNPAEYNGVKLVGPDGVELPVDELEHVERKFLTEQYEAVDWGAVGADVDVERARREYVEELLDAVDRDAIADADLTVALDPGHGAGALTSPEFYRRLGCEVVTVNSQPDGSFPGRDPEPVEENLADLGRLVRAADADVGIAHDGDADRAIFFDERGEYVEGDATLAALAEAELDEDDTTVSAVNVSQRLVDVCERTGATLELTPIGSTHIMTRIRQLESEGETVPVAGEGNGGVIFPGYRTTRDGAYTGARFLELAAEQPVSEVVEPYGDYHNVRVNVRYENDAEREALLGAAEERALDADANRTTIDGYRLDFGDAWVLARPSGTEPVVRIYAESTDAERAESLADEFAAALRAAKAGV from the coding sequence ATGAAAGTGTTCGGGTCGAGCGGCACCCGGGGCGTGGCGAACGAGGAGCTCACCCCGGAGTTCGTGCAGGGCGTCGCGAAGGCCGCGGGGTCGGTGTGGCGGGCCGACCGTGTGGCCGTCGCTCGCGACACGCGGACGACCGGACGGATGCTCGTGAACGCCGCCACTAGTGGCCTCCAGAGCGTCGGCACGGACGTCGACCGGCTCGGCGTGGTGCCGACACCGGGGGTGCAGGCGTACGCCGAGCGCGAGGGCGTGCCCGCCGTGATGATCACGGCGAGCCACAACCCCGCGGAGTACAACGGCGTGAAGCTCGTCGGTCCGGACGGCGTCGAACTCCCGGTCGACGAACTGGAGCACGTCGAGCGGAAGTTCCTCACCGAGCAGTACGAGGCCGTCGACTGGGGCGCGGTCGGCGCGGACGTCGACGTCGAGCGCGCGCGCCGCGAGTACGTCGAAGAGCTCCTCGACGCGGTCGACCGCGACGCCATCGCGGACGCGGACCTCACGGTCGCGCTCGACCCCGGCCACGGCGCGGGCGCGCTCACCAGCCCCGAGTTCTACCGCCGGCTCGGCTGCGAGGTCGTCACCGTGAACAGCCAGCCCGACGGCTCGTTCCCCGGCCGCGACCCCGAGCCCGTCGAGGAGAACCTCGCCGACCTCGGGCGGCTCGTGCGCGCCGCGGACGCGGACGTCGGCATCGCCCACGACGGCGACGCCGACCGCGCCATCTTCTTCGACGAACGCGGCGAGTACGTCGAAGGCGACGCCACGCTCGCGGCGCTCGCGGAGGCCGAACTCGACGAGGACGACACCACGGTCTCCGCGGTGAACGTCAGCCAGCGCCTCGTGGACGTCTGCGAGCGCACGGGCGCGACGCTCGAACTGACGCCCATCGGGAGCACGCACATCATGACCCGCATCCGCCAGCTCGAATCCGAGGGCGAGACGGTCCCGGTCGCCGGCGAGGGCAACGGCGGCGTCATCTTCCCGGGCTACCGGACGACCCGCGACGGCGCGTACACTGGCGCGCGCTTCCTCGAACTCGCCGCCGAGCAGCCCGTCAGCGAGGTCGTCGAGCCGTACGGCGACTACCACAACGTCCGCGTGAACGTCCGCTACGAGAACGACGCCGAGCGCGAGGCGCTGCTCGGCGCTGCCGAGGAGCGCGCGCTCGACGCGGACGCCAACCGCACCACCATCGACGGCTATCGCCTGGACTTCGGCGACGCGTGGGTGCTCGCGCGGCCCTCCGGCACGGAGCCGGTCGTCCGCATCTACGCCGAGTCCACCGACGCCGAGCGCGCGGAGTCCCTCGCCGACGAGTTCGCCGCCGCGCTCCGCGCCGCCAAGGCCGGCGTCTAG
- a CDS encoding ribose-phosphate diphosphokinase: MILSGSATQQLAAELAAALGDDLGRVEYESFPDGEQLARVPPVDGRAIVVASTVSSDAHVELLQLQDAAREAGASEVVTVIPYMGYARQDEAFEPGEPVSARAVARAVSTGADRVVTVCPHEQKVLDFFDVPAVGVDAAPRLADPLPADLTDPVFLAPDAGATALAESVRDGYGAGETDHFEKYRHSGSEVTVTPSDVDVAGRDVVVVDDIIATGSTMSQAVGELDDPARVYVACVHPLLAGNARLKLANAGVEAVYGTDTIERAVSTVSAAPAIADALD, translated from the coding sequence ATGATACTGAGCGGGTCCGCGACCCAGCAGCTCGCCGCCGAGCTCGCGGCGGCGCTCGGCGACGACCTCGGTCGCGTCGAGTACGAGTCGTTCCCCGACGGCGAGCAGCTCGCGCGCGTGCCGCCGGTCGACGGCCGCGCAATCGTCGTCGCCTCCACCGTCTCCAGCGACGCCCACGTGGAGCTCCTGCAGCTACAGGACGCCGCCCGCGAGGCCGGCGCCAGTGAGGTCGTCACCGTGATTCCCTACATGGGGTACGCCCGGCAGGACGAGGCGTTCGAGCCCGGCGAACCCGTCTCCGCGCGCGCCGTCGCCCGCGCCGTCTCCACGGGCGCCGACCGCGTCGTCACGGTCTGCCCGCACGAGCAGAAGGTTCTCGACTTCTTCGACGTGCCCGCCGTCGGCGTCGACGCCGCGCCGCGGCTCGCTGACCCGCTGCCCGCGGACCTCACCGACCCGGTCTTCCTCGCGCCCGACGCCGGCGCCACCGCACTCGCAGAGTCCGTCCGCGACGGCTACGGCGCCGGCGAGACCGACCACTTCGAGAAATACCGCCACTCCGGCAGCGAGGTCACCGTCACGCCCAGCGACGTCGACGTCGCCGGCCGCGACGTCGTCGTCGTCGACGACATCATCGCCACCGGCTCAACGATGAGCCAGGCGGTCGGCGAGCTCGACGACCCCGCCCGCGTCTACGTCGCGTGCGTCCACCCGCTGCTCGCCGGGAACGCCCGCCTCAAGCTCGCGAACGCCGGCGTCGAAGCGGTCTACGGCACCGACACCATCGAGCGAGCGGTCTCGACGGTGAGCGCCGCGCCCGCGATCGCGGACGCGCTGGACTGA